AAAGGTTCCCTCAGACTCCCTCCAAAAACTTTTAATGCGAGTTGGTTTCCCCCTGTTTTGCCTGGCAAAACAGGGGGAAACCAACTCGTATTGAAAGTCTTTGAAGGGGGTCTGGGGGAAACTTTCTACAGAAAGTTTCCCCCAGCGTAAAAAATCAGAGCTTCCTTAGGGATTATCTGCGTGGACGGGTCGACACGCTGTTACGGTCATACTCATGGAGATACCGGTATACCAGGTTGATGCATTCACGTCCGAGCCCTTCCGGGGCAACCCTGCCGCCGTCTGCATCGTCGGTGAGGGGTTTGATGGCTCTCTGATGCAGCTTGTGGCGGCGGAGATGAATCTCTCGGAGACGGCCTTCGTCGTCAGGCGGGAGGGAGGGTTTGGGCTGCGGTGGTTCACGCCCGTGGCTGAGGTCGATCTCTGCGGCCACGCCACCCTCGCCGCGGCCCATGTCTTATGGCGGGAGGGGGTTGCGGCCGACGGGGCGTCCATATCCTTCCATACGCGCAGCGGAAGGCTCGGGGCCGCGCGAAGCGACGGGATCATCGAGCTCGATCTGCCGGCGGACCCGGTGCGGGCGGCCGAAGCTCCCGAGGGGCTCCTCGAGGCCCTCGGCGTGGTGGAGCCGCTGTTTGTGGGCCGCGGCCGTTTCGACTACCTCGTCGAGGTGGACTCGGAGGGCGAACTCCGCTCCCTGACGCCGGAGATGGGGGCGTTGCGCGGTGTGGAGACCCGGGGGGTCATCGTCACCTGCCGGGCCGCGGCGGCGCCGTGGGATTTCCTGAGCCGTTTCTTCGCGCCGGCGGCGGGCATAGACGAGGACCCCGTCACCGGTTCGGCCCACTGCGCCCTGGGGCCCTACTGGGCCCGCCGTCTCGGCCGCGACGAGCTCAGGGCCTTCCAGGCATCCCGCCGGGGCGGCGAGCTCACGGTGCGGTCCATGGGTCGCCGGGTCGCCGTCGGAGGCCGCGCGGTGACGGTCCTGGAGGGACGCCTGACGGTGCCGTGAGGTGTCGCGCCAGCCCCTTCTCCGGGTAACGTCAAGTGTTGTGTGTCAATGAGAAGAGAGAAAGGAGTAGCGGTGCCTTTTGGGGTAATGTCAAGCTTCCTGTGTAGAATGGAAGCTTGACATTACCCCCTCGCTAAGGGGTTTGACTTGAGCGGTCTTTTATGGTATCATGTCTTCATCTTTTTCCGACCTTCCTAACCTTAAACCAAAGGAACGCCATGCCCAAGACCACCTCAAAACAGGACATCAAATCCATCTTCAAAAAGGGTGAGCTGGCGGTCTATCCCGCTCACGGCGTGGGGGTCATCGAGGACATCATGAACAAGAATGTGCTCGGGACCGAAAAGACCTTTTACGTCC
The sequence above is a segment of the Deltaproteobacteria bacterium genome. Coding sequences within it:
- a CDS encoding PhzF family phenazine biosynthesis protein codes for the protein MEIPVYQVDAFTSEPFRGNPAAVCIVGEGFDGSLMQLVAAEMNLSETAFVVRREGGFGLRWFTPVAEVDLCGHATLAAAHVLWREGVAADGASISFHTRSGRLGAARSDGIIELDLPADPVRAAEAPEGLLEALGVVEPLFVGRGRFDYLVEVDSEGELRSLTPEMGALRGVETRGVIVTCRAAAAPWDFLSRFFAPAAGIDEDPVTGSAHCALGPYWARRLGRDELRAFQASRRGGELTVRSMGRRVAVGGRAVTVLEGRLTVP